Proteins encoded together in one Gigantopelta aegis isolate Gae_Host chromosome 8, Gae_host_genome, whole genome shotgun sequence window:
- the LOC121379540 gene encoding beta-1 adrenergic receptor-like, with amino-acid sequence MNSTVSATSVTTSTDHDKHQELSPTYKVLLAVLIIQSVVTCVGNAMTIIVVYRDAALRTLGNIHVVSLAYADFIAGLTGLFDVIWFINKDVTTFFSYCKFCCLLWYILFFVSFAASLFSMSLIALDRWIFIAYPLRYYIWITPLKTTFLIGSAWTAAMLFGLLPAAINTFDTNNQLNSQCSKRTSIFNVSEQLMVRWHKQNAWSNEVVWSMLLVTQETT; translated from the exons atgaacaGCACGGTTTCTGCGACGTCTGTAACGACTAGCACTGATCATGACAAGCATCAAGAACTAAGCCCCACATACAAAGTTCTACTGGCAGTCTTGATTATTCAGTCCGTCGTGACGTGCGTTGGAAACGCTATGACAATCATTGTGGTTTACAGAGACGCCGCCTTGAGGACGTTGGGTAATATACACGTGGTGTCGCTAGCCTACGCCGATTTCATTGCAGGGCTCACGGGCTTATTCGACGTCATTTGGTTTATAAATAAAGACGTCACCACATTCTTCTCTTACTGCAAGTTCTGCTGTTTACTTTGGTACATCTTGTTTTTCGTCAGTTTTGCAGCATCGCTTTTCAGCATGTCTCTCATAGCCCTGGACCGCTGGATTTTTATAGCCTATCCTTTGAGATATTACATCTGGATAACGCCTCTTAAGACGACGTTTTTGATTGGTTCTGCGTGGACAGCTGCCATGTTGTTTGGATTATTACCTGCAGCTATTAATACTTTTGACACT AACAACCAGCTCAACTCTCAGTGCAGCAAGAGAACATCTATATTCAACGTAAGCGAGCAGCTGATGGTCAGATGGCACAAGCAGAACGCATGGTCAAACGAAGTCGTCTGGAGCATGTTGCTGGTAACCCAGGAGACAACGTGA